In the genome of Streptomyces globosus, one region contains:
- a CDS encoding AfsR/SARP family transcriptional regulator, translating to MDGIPAIPQQRNHPEAARRTPGAARTAPGPKAAAPAPKACPAAPEPAPPAPAAPDAASPAAPPAGAGAGAGSRFAVLGPIRAWRDGTALPSGTPQQRALLAVLLLRDGRTATARELIDAIWGDDPPQQALATIRTYASRLRKILEPGTLVTESGGYAVHTPPGTLDLALARGLAADAERARTAGDRDHARTLLSRALDLWDGEPLAGVPGPHAETERTRLAEWQLQLLEARLDLDLEVGHHAEAVSELTALTAAHPLRERLRELLMLALYRSGRQAEALAVYADTRRLLADELGVDPRPELSALQQRILRADAELARAEAPPAAAAPVHVRPAQLPATVPDFTGRTTFVSELREILSAADGQVMAVSALAGIGGVGKTTLAVHVAHAARPHFPDGQLYVDLQGTEPRPAEPVAVLGSFLRALGTPDTAIPDTADERAALYRSALDGRRVLVLLDNARDAAQVRPLLPGTAGCAALVTSRVRMAGLAGAHLVDLDVMSPEEALQLFTRIVGAERVGAERQAALDVVGACGFLPLAIRIAASRLAARRTWTVSVLAAKLADERRRLDELQAGDLAVKATFELGYGQLEPAQQRAFRLLGLADGPDISLAAAAAALDLPEHDTEDLLEALVDCSLLESAAPGRYRFHDLVRLYARACAERDEPDPAERDAALDRLLDFYLATASAVYAVERPGDRLPAHLAATAHPGLAFTEPRAALDWLYAEADPLLACVRQSALRTTGRADVLRRAVDLLWAAKDLTESGANSKQYESAAVALRDAARAAKDPHAEGRARTALTNVHLVAGRFAEADDEARQAMVLAREAGDPLPSCWAPNDRGIIALYQGRHADGERYLLEAIDNFRADANHIGEASALCNLSRIHVELGRLASAIDLAEQGIAIYDRMGLTLRLANGRYALGIALTQAGRLSEALTQLTEALALFHDNRQPLWEGVTHFRLAEAHLAARRPTLAAAHAEQAIALRGIGGEWRRATVLTVLGRALHGLGQRDRARACWRDAEAVFAGLGSPELAEVRALLSSEIAA from the coding sequence ATGGACGGCATACCGGCCATCCCGCAGCAGCGGAACCACCCCGAGGCAGCCCGGCGCACCCCCGGGGCCGCCCGGACCGCCCCCGGGCCGAAAGCCGCCGCGCCCGCCCCAAAGGCGTGCCCCGCCGCGCCCGAACCCGCGCCGCCCGCACCCGCGGCGCCGGACGCCGCGTCGCCCGCCGCACCGCCCGCGGGCGCGGGGGCCGGCGCCGGGTCGCGCTTCGCCGTCCTCGGTCCGATCCGCGCCTGGCGCGACGGCACGGCCCTCCCCTCCGGCACCCCGCAGCAGCGCGCCCTCCTCGCGGTCCTCCTGCTCCGCGACGGCCGCACCGCCACCGCCCGCGAGCTGATCGACGCGATCTGGGGCGACGACCCGCCCCAGCAGGCCCTCGCCACCATCCGCACCTACGCCTCCCGCCTGCGCAAGATCCTCGAACCGGGCACCCTCGTCACCGAGTCCGGCGGCTACGCCGTCCACACCCCGCCCGGCACCCTCGACCTCGCCCTCGCGCGCGGCCTCGCCGCCGACGCCGAGCGGGCCCGCACCGCCGGCGACCGCGACCACGCCCGCACCCTGCTCTCCCGCGCCCTCGACCTGTGGGACGGCGAACCCCTCGCCGGCGTCCCCGGCCCGCACGCCGAGACCGAGCGCACCCGCCTCGCGGAATGGCAGCTCCAACTGCTGGAGGCCCGCCTCGACCTCGACCTGGAGGTCGGCCACCACGCCGAGGCCGTCTCCGAGCTCACCGCCCTCACCGCCGCCCACCCCCTGCGGGAGCGCCTGCGCGAGCTGCTGATGCTCGCCCTCTACCGCAGCGGCCGCCAGGCCGAGGCCCTCGCCGTCTACGCCGACACCCGCCGGCTCCTCGCCGACGAACTCGGCGTCGACCCCCGCCCCGAGCTGTCCGCACTCCAGCAGCGCATCCTGCGCGCCGACGCCGAACTCGCCCGCGCCGAGGCGCCGCCGGCCGCCGCGGCCCCCGTCCACGTACGGCCCGCGCAGCTGCCCGCCACCGTCCCCGACTTCACCGGGCGCACCACCTTCGTCTCTGAGCTCCGCGAGATCCTCTCCGCCGCCGACGGGCAGGTCATGGCCGTCTCCGCGCTCGCCGGGATCGGCGGCGTCGGCAAGACCACCCTCGCCGTGCACGTCGCGCACGCCGCACGCCCGCACTTCCCCGACGGGCAGCTGTACGTCGACCTCCAGGGCACCGAGCCCCGCCCGGCCGAGCCCGTCGCCGTCCTCGGCTCGTTCCTGCGGGCGCTGGGCACCCCCGACACCGCCATCCCGGACACCGCGGACGAGCGGGCCGCGCTCTACCGCTCCGCCCTCGACGGCCGCCGCGTGCTCGTCCTCCTCGACAACGCCCGCGACGCGGCCCAGGTCCGCCCGCTGCTGCCGGGCACCGCGGGCTGCGCCGCCCTCGTCACCAGCCGGGTCCGCATGGCGGGCCTCGCCGGCGCCCACCTCGTCGACCTGGACGTGATGAGCCCCGAGGAGGCCCTCCAGCTGTTCACCCGGATCGTCGGCGCGGAGCGGGTCGGCGCCGAACGGCAGGCCGCCCTCGACGTCGTCGGCGCCTGCGGCTTCCTGCCGCTCGCGATCCGGATCGCCGCCTCCCGCCTCGCCGCGCGCCGCACCTGGACGGTGTCCGTGCTCGCCGCGAAGCTCGCCGACGAGCGCCGCCGCCTCGACGAGCTCCAGGCCGGCGACCTCGCCGTCAAGGCCACCTTCGAGCTCGGCTACGGGCAGCTGGAGCCCGCCCAGCAGCGCGCCTTCCGCCTCCTCGGCCTCGCCGACGGCCCCGACATCTCCCTCGCCGCGGCCGCCGCCGCCCTCGACCTGCCCGAACACGACACCGAGGACCTGCTGGAGGCTTTAGTCGACTGCTCCCTGCTGGAGTCGGCGGCGCCCGGCCGCTACCGCTTCCACGACCTCGTACGCCTCTACGCGCGTGCCTGCGCCGAGCGCGACGAGCCGGACCCCGCCGAGCGGGACGCCGCCCTGGACCGGCTGCTGGACTTCTACCTGGCGACCGCCTCCGCCGTGTACGCCGTCGAACGGCCCGGCGACCGGCTTCCCGCCCACCTCGCCGCCACCGCCCACCCCGGCCTCGCCTTCACCGAGCCGCGCGCAGCCCTGGACTGGCTGTACGCCGAAGCCGACCCGCTGCTGGCCTGCGTACGCCAATCCGCCCTGCGCACCACCGGCCGCGCCGACGTCCTGCGCCGGGCCGTCGACCTGCTGTGGGCGGCCAAGGACCTCACCGAGTCCGGCGCCAACTCCAAGCAGTACGAGTCCGCCGCGGTCGCCCTGCGCGACGCGGCGCGCGCCGCGAAGGACCCGCACGCCGAGGGCCGCGCCCGCACCGCGCTGACCAACGTCCACCTGGTCGCCGGCCGGTTCGCGGAGGCCGACGACGAGGCCCGGCAGGCGATGGTCCTGGCCCGCGAGGCCGGCGACCCCCTGCCCAGCTGCTGGGCGCCGAACGACCGCGGCATCATCGCCCTCTACCAGGGCCGCCACGCCGACGGCGAGCGGTACCTGCTGGAGGCCATCGACAACTTCCGGGCCGACGCCAACCACATCGGCGAGGCCAGCGCCCTGTGCAACCTCTCCCGCATCCACGTCGAGCTGGGCCGCCTCGCCAGCGCCATCGACCTCGCCGAGCAGGGCATCGCCATATACGACCGGATGGGCCTGACCCTGCGCCTGGCCAACGGCCGGTACGCCCTCGGCATCGCCCTCACCCAGGCCGGCCGGCTCTCCGAGGCGCTGACGCAGCTCACCGAGGCGCTCGCCCTGTTCCACGACAACCGCCAGCCGCTGTGGGAGGGCGTCACGCACTTCCGGCTCGCGGAGGCGCACCTGGCGGCGCGCCGGCCGACGCTGGCCGCCGCCCACGCCGAGCAGGCCATCGCGCTGCGCGGGATCGGCGGCGAATGGCGCCGGGCGACGGTCCTGACGGTGCTGGGCAGGGCCCTGCACGGGCTGGGGCAGCGGGACCGGGCCCGGGCCTGCTGGCGGGACGCCGAGGCCGTGTTCGCGGGGCTCGGGTCGCCGGAACTCGCCGAGGTGCGGGCCCTTCTGTCGTCGGAGATCGCTGCCTGA
- a CDS encoding trypsin-like serine peptidase, producing the protein MDKRNLVTGVLCAIAAIGASAAMTKVVPDPGGSPAPRTAAAPAAEPTPSLTSLPQSAKQPQLAAPGTPAPGTPAAFTGALFEGAVQGRHFCTATVVQSPGRNLIVTAGHCLLAGKPTGQGAVFAPAYAGGTTPYGTWKIEEVFEDPRWDGGADDDYDLAFVRLAPDASGRNIEDVTGGAPLDTTGRAGEQVTVTGYPADRKAPHTCTATAVRETPTRQRFDCAGFPSGTSGSAWIARDGRIIGILTGGDTDDVSTSTVLGDYAATLYARATATGS; encoded by the coding sequence GTGGACAAGCGGAACCTGGTGACCGGCGTGTTGTGCGCCATAGCGGCAATCGGCGCGTCAGCGGCCATGACGAAGGTCGTCCCCGACCCGGGCGGCAGCCCCGCACCGCGCACCGCAGCCGCCCCCGCCGCCGAGCCCACCCCCAGCCTGACTTCGCTCCCGCAATCCGCGAAGCAACCGCAGCTCGCGGCCCCCGGCACCCCCGCCCCCGGCACCCCGGCCGCCTTCACCGGAGCCCTGTTCGAGGGCGCTGTGCAGGGCCGCCACTTCTGCACCGCCACCGTCGTGCAGAGCCCCGGCAGGAACCTCATCGTCACCGCCGGCCACTGCCTCCTCGCCGGCAAGCCCACCGGCCAGGGCGCCGTCTTCGCACCCGCGTACGCGGGCGGCACCACCCCGTACGGCACCTGGAAGATCGAGGAGGTCTTCGAAGACCCCCGCTGGGACGGGGGCGCCGACGACGACTACGACCTCGCCTTCGTACGCCTCGCCCCCGACGCCTCCGGCCGCAACATCGAGGACGTCACCGGCGGCGCGCCCCTCGACACCACGGGCCGCGCCGGCGAACAGGTCACCGTCACCGGCTACCCGGCCGACCGCAAGGCCCCCCACACCTGCACCGCCACCGCCGTACGCGAAACCCCGACCCGCCAGCGCTTCGACTGCGCGGGATTCCCGAGCGGCACGAGCGGCAGCGCCTGGATCGCCCGCGACGGCCGCATCATCGGCATCCTCACGGGCGGCGACACGGACGACGTCTCCACGAGCACCGTCCTCGGTGACTACGCGGCGACCCTGTACGCCAGGGCAACGGCGACGGGCAGCTGA
- a CDS encoding NUDIX domain-containing protein, with amino-acid sequence MFLFRENNVEVGIHWLPPGGGIDPGETPEQCVRRELREETGWTDLRPQRLLCTWEHDFTHQGVRVRQYEHIYVTSGPRREPVPEDPRAHWRWLSPDVLAGLGEPSWPPRLAELLARGAVEPVHLGLVG; translated from the coding sequence GTGTTCCTGTTTCGGGAGAACAACGTCGAGGTCGGGATCCACTGGCTGCCGCCCGGTGGGGGCATCGATCCGGGGGAGACTCCCGAGCAGTGTGTGCGGCGGGAGTTGCGGGAGGAGACCGGGTGGACCGATCTCCGGCCTCAGCGGCTGCTGTGCACCTGGGAGCACGACTTCACCCACCAGGGCGTCCGCGTCCGCCAGTACGAGCACATCTACGTCACCTCCGGGCCGCGGCGGGAGCCCGTGCCGGAGGATCCGCGGGCCCACTGGCGGTGGTTGTCGCCCGATGTGCTGGCCGGGCTCGGGGAGCCGTCGTGGCCGCCGCGGCTGGCGGAGCTGCTGGCCCGCGGGGCGGTCGAGCCGGTGCACCTGGGGCTGGTGGGCTGA
- a CDS encoding TIGR03619 family F420-dependent LLM class oxidoreductase — translation MAGSVRVFPEGRLVYGLQLPVQSQSPLYAEPWEASAGAEDLAEAARAADRAGFAYVATCDHVAIPRRLAGAMGAVWYDPVAVLAFLAGITERVRLLSHVAVVGLRHPLAAAKQYATVDRLSGGRLVLGVGAGHVREEFEAVGADFAGRGALLDECVDALRAALGPEEYPVFEGERFAFRDLAQLPRPVQERVPVWVGGSSPAAVRRAVLRGDGWLPQGDPRDRLPAQIARIRGLREAAGAAGPFTVGAITEALYVGEPAWGVGRRTLSGKPEALAESLREYGAIGVDQVQVRFRSRGRAELVDQIEAFGAEVGPLLNG, via the coding sequence ATGGCGGGTTCGGTGCGCGTGTTTCCGGAGGGCCGGCTGGTGTACGGGTTGCAGCTGCCCGTCCAGTCGCAGAGCCCCCTGTACGCCGAGCCGTGGGAGGCCTCGGCCGGCGCCGAGGACCTGGCCGAGGCGGCGCGGGCGGCGGACCGGGCGGGGTTCGCGTACGTCGCGACCTGCGATCACGTGGCGATACCGCGCCGCCTCGCCGGTGCGATGGGCGCGGTCTGGTACGACCCGGTGGCGGTGCTGGCGTTCCTCGCCGGGATCACGGAGCGGGTGCGGCTGCTGAGCCATGTCGCAGTGGTGGGGCTGCGGCATCCGCTGGCCGCGGCGAAGCAGTATGCGACGGTGGACCGCCTGTCGGGCGGCCGCCTGGTGCTGGGGGTCGGCGCCGGTCACGTGCGGGAGGAGTTCGAGGCGGTCGGTGCCGACTTCGCCGGGCGCGGGGCGCTGCTCGACGAGTGCGTGGACGCGCTGCGTGCCGCACTGGGCCCGGAGGAGTACCCGGTGTTCGAGGGGGAGCGGTTCGCGTTCCGGGATCTGGCGCAGTTGCCGCGGCCGGTGCAGGAGCGGGTGCCGGTGTGGGTGGGGGGTTCGTCGCCGGCGGCGGTGCGGCGGGCGGTGCTGCGGGGGGACGGCTGGCTGCCGCAGGGTGATCCGCGGGACCGGCTTCCGGCGCAGATCGCGCGGATCAGGGGGTTGCGGGAGGCGGCGGGGGCGGCGGGCCCGTTCACGGTCGGGGCGATCACGGAGGCGCTGTACGTGGGGGAGCCGGCGTGGGGGGTGGGCCGGCGGACGCTGTCGGGGAAGCCGGAGGCGCTGGCGGAGTCGCTGCGGGAGTACGGGGCGATCGGCGTGGACCAGGTCCAGGTGCGGTTCCGCAGTCGGGGGCGGGCGGAACTGGTGGACCAGATCGAGGCGTTCGGGGCGGAGGTGGGGCCGCTCCTGAACGGGTGA
- a CDS encoding amidohydrolase family protein, which translates to METFPRIISVDDHTVEPPRVWQDRLPSRYRDTGPRIVRAPLKEMTFLGGRFAPVMGAPGDDGPLGDWWVYEDLHRPLTRLDTAVGFDRDEIRLEVITYGQMRPGSHSVPERLADMDANHVQSALCFPTFPRFCGQTFTEARDRDLGLLCVRAYNDWMVEEWCGPDARGRLIPLTLVPLWDAALAAAEVRRNAARGVRAVAFSEIPPHLGLPSIHTDAWDPFLDACNETGTVIAMHIGSSSRMPSTSADAPPAVGSTITYANCCFSMVDWLMSGKFERFPNLRIMYAEGQIGWIPYILERADTVWQENRGWGGVADKVLRPPSELFAEHVHGCFFDDAFGLRNLDAIGVGNVLYETDYPHSDSTWPKSREVGEAQMGHLAPDTVERIVRGNAIDLLGLTPEGLWPGA; encoded by the coding sequence ATGGAGACCTTCCCGAGGATCATTTCGGTGGACGACCACACGGTCGAACCCCCTCGCGTCTGGCAGGACCGGCTCCCGTCCCGGTACCGCGACACCGGCCCCCGCATCGTCCGCGCCCCCCTGAAGGAAATGACCTTCCTCGGCGGGAGGTTCGCCCCGGTCATGGGCGCACCCGGCGACGACGGACCCCTCGGCGACTGGTGGGTCTACGAGGACCTCCACCGCCCCCTCACCCGCCTCGACACCGCCGTCGGCTTCGACCGCGACGAGATCCGCCTGGAGGTCATCACCTACGGGCAGATGCGCCCCGGCTCCCACTCCGTCCCCGAACGCCTCGCCGACATGGACGCCAACCACGTCCAGTCCGCACTGTGCTTCCCCACCTTCCCGCGCTTCTGCGGCCAGACCTTCACCGAGGCCCGCGACCGCGACCTCGGCCTCCTCTGCGTCCGCGCCTACAACGACTGGATGGTGGAGGAGTGGTGCGGCCCCGACGCCCGCGGCCGGCTCATCCCCCTCACCCTCGTCCCCCTGTGGGACGCCGCCCTCGCCGCCGCCGAGGTCCGCCGCAACGCCGCCCGCGGCGTCCGCGCCGTCGCCTTCTCCGAGATACCCCCGCACCTCGGCCTGCCCTCCATCCACACCGACGCCTGGGACCCCTTCCTCGACGCGTGCAACGAGACCGGCACCGTCATCGCCATGCACATCGGCTCCTCCTCCCGCATGCCCTCCACCTCCGCCGACGCCCCGCCCGCCGTCGGCTCCACCATCACCTACGCCAACTGCTGCTTCTCCATGGTCGACTGGCTGATGAGCGGCAAGTTCGAACGCTTCCCGAACCTGCGGATCATGTACGCCGAAGGCCAGATCGGCTGGATCCCGTACATCCTGGAACGCGCCGACACCGTCTGGCAGGAGAACCGCGGCTGGGGCGGCGTCGCCGACAAGGTGCTGCGCCCGCCGTCCGAACTCTTCGCCGAGCACGTCCACGGCTGCTTCTTCGACGACGCCTTCGGACTGCGCAACCTCGACGCCATCGGCGTCGGCAACGTCCTGTACGAGACCGACTACCCGCACTCCGACTCCACCTGGCCCAAGTCCCGCGAAGTCGGCGAGGCCCAGATGGGCCACCTCGCCCCCGACACCGTCGAACGCATCGTCCGCGGCAACGCCATCGACCTCCTCGGCCTCACCCCCGAAGGCCTCTGGCCGGGCGCCTGA